The proteins below are encoded in one region of Methanofollis aquaemaris:
- a CDS encoding MogA/MoaB family molybdenum cofactor biosynthesis protein, whose translation MKPEHVKDIEVTVAVVTVSSTRTEETDTSGKAICGLLEAAGYHVIHTMIVKDDTSAIRASLFESLSVADAVVYNGGTGLTPDDCTIEAVEPFFEKKIEGFGELFRMLSYEEIGTSALLSRAAAGVAGGKAIFCLPGSTGAVTLATGQIIVPELLHIISHARG comes from the coding sequence ATGAAACCGGAACATGTCAAAGACATCGAGGTGACCGTCGCGGTGGTAACTGTCTCTTCGACGCGGACTGAGGAGACCGATACGAGTGGAAAGGCGATCTGCGGTCTCCTTGAGGCTGCAGGGTACCATGTCATCCACACTATGATCGTAAAAGACGACACCTCGGCGATCAGGGCCTCACTCTTCGAATCACTCTCGGTGGCCGACGCTGTTGTTTACAATGGAGGTACAGGGTTGACCCCTGACGACTGCACCATCGAGGCGGTGGAACCCTTCTTTGAGAAGAAGATCGAAGGGTTCGGAGAACTCTTCAGGATGCTCTCATATGAAGAAATTGGAACCTCGGCCCTTCTCTCGCGCGCCGCCGCCGGAGTCGCCGGGGGGAAGGCGATCTTCTGCCTTCCCGGATCGACCGGTGCGGTCACCCTCGCCACCGGACAGATCATCGTTCCCGAACTGCTCCATATCATCTCACACGCGCGTGGATAG
- a CDS encoding Lrp/AsnC family transcriptional regulator has translation MDDKDRLVLHILEENSRVPIEELATMVELPVHEAEDRIRALEAAGAIRKYSAVIDWEKAGDSEVTSIIALKVSPERDFGYDKIAERIARFREVKTLRLVSGRYDFIIVVTGRTMQEVARFVSEHIAPMERINETSTQFVMKTYKENGTPYDERIAGERLPYSF, from the coding sequence ATGGATGACAAAGATCGTTTGGTCCTCCATATCCTGGAGGAAAACAGCCGCGTTCCGATTGAGGAACTGGCGACCATGGTAGAGCTCCCTGTACACGAGGCCGAGGACCGGATCAGGGCGTTGGAGGCAGCAGGGGCCATCAGGAAATACTCTGCAGTCATCGACTGGGAAAAGGCCGGGGACAGTGAGGTCACCTCGATCATCGCCCTGAAGGTCTCACCAGAGCGCGACTTTGGTTATGACAAGATCGCCGAGCGGATCGCGCGCTTCAGAGAAGTGAAGACCCTCCGTCTGGTCTCGGGGCGGTATGACTTCATCATCGTCGTCACCGGACGGACGATGCAGGAAGTCGCCCGTTTTGTCTCCGAACACATCGCCCCCATGGAGCGGATCAACGAGACATCGACCCAGTTCGTAATGAAGACCTACAAAGAGAACGGGACGCCATATGACGAGCGGATCGCGGGAGAACGCCTCCCTTACTCGTTCTGA
- a CDS encoding aminotransferase class I/II-fold pyridoxal phosphate-dependent enzyme translates to MRDFVSKRAREIPPSGIRKFFDLCIGMDDVISLGVGEPDYSTPWNISEAGIYSIEQGVTSYTSNKGLPALRETLAADLARRYRTDYSSEDEIIITTGVSEAVDIAIRAVTDPGDEVLVMDPSYVSYAPCVTLTGGRPVPLPCLEKDRFKITPEALMERVTPKTKALLLNYPNNPTGGVMNASDYRGIADILVDHDILLISDEVYSELTYEGTHCSPASIEELRERTITLNGFSKAYAMTGWRIGYLCAPKEICDAALKIHQYVMLCAPVMGQFAALAALRQAEEDKNEMVREYRLRRNLFVEGLNKIGLQCHMPLGAFYAFPSVKATGLSDEEFAEQLLKEEKVAVVPGSAFGPAGEGHIRCSYATSREDLSVAVERMGEFVSHLRG, encoded by the coding sequence ATGCGGGACTTTGTATCTAAGCGGGCGAGAGAGATTCCACCTTCAGGGATCAGGAAATTTTTTGACCTCTGTATCGGGATGGACGACGTAATCTCCCTCGGTGTCGGTGAACCGGATTATTCCACCCCCTGGAACATCAGTGAGGCGGGGATCTACTCGATAGAGCAGGGCGTCACCTCGTACACCTCGAACAAGGGGCTTCCGGCCCTGCGCGAGACGCTTGCAGCCGACCTTGCGCGTCGGTACAGGACAGACTACTCATCTGAGGACGAGATCATCATTACAACCGGGGTGTCAGAAGCGGTCGACATCGCGATCAGGGCGGTCACCGATCCCGGGGACGAGGTGCTCGTCATGGACCCGAGTTATGTCAGTTATGCCCCGTGCGTCACTCTTACGGGCGGTCGACCGGTTCCTCTCCCCTGTCTGGAGAAGGACCGGTTCAAGATCACCCCCGAGGCATTGATGGAACGGGTCACTCCGAAGACCAAGGCGCTCCTGCTCAACTACCCCAACAATCCGACTGGCGGGGTGATGAATGCAAGCGACTATCGGGGGATCGCCGACATCCTTGTGGACCACGACATTCTCCTCATCTCTGATGAGGTCTACTCGGAACTGACCTATGAGGGGACTCACTGCTCGCCGGCTTCCATTGAAGAACTCCGCGAGCGGACGATCACTCTTAACGGTTTTTCCAAGGCATATGCGATGACCGGATGGAGGATCGGGTATCTGTGCGCCCCGAAAGAGATCTGTGACGCTGCCCTGAAGATCCACCAGTATGTCATGCTCTGTGCCCCGGTGATGGGCCAATTTGCTGCTCTCGCAGCCCTGAGGCAGGCCGAGGAAGATAAAAATGAGATGGTGCGTGAGTATCGCCTCCGCCGTAACCTCTTTGTCGAAGGGTTGAACAAGATCGGGTTGCAGTGCCACATGCCGCTGGGCGCCTTCTATGCCTTCCCCTCGGTGAAGGCGACCGGACTCTCGGATGAGGAATTTGCCGAGCAACTCCTGAAGGAGGAGAAGGTCGCGGTCGTGCCTGGCAGCGCCTTCGGCCCGGCCGGCGAGGGGCATATCAGATGTTCGTACGCCACGAGTCGTGAGGATCTCTCAGTTGCAGTCGAGCGGATGGGTGAGTTTGTGTCTCACCTCCGCGGCTGA
- a CDS encoding methytransferase partner Trm112: MKRSLLPILCCPVCKGDLELRVVEEKEDDIIEGSLLCGACGVEYPIREGIPNLLPPADQD, from the coding sequence GTGAAGCGCTCGCTCCTCCCCATCCTCTGCTGCCCGGTCTGCAAGGGAGACCTTGAACTCAGGGTGGTTGAGGAGAAAGAGGATGATATCATCGAAGGATCCTTGCTCTGCGGTGCGTGTGGGGTCGAGTACCCTATCAGAGAAGGTATCCCCAACCTCCTCCCCCCAGCTGATCAGGACTGA
- a CDS encoding DUF4405 domain-containing protein, whose protein sequence is MQKRQINAVIDLALLITFLIVGLTSVVLFFFLPSGGGGLEWVHAGTGATNLRVFLGVTRGEWVVLHNITGLVFMVLMVVHILLHIPFYRTIRRCLSGSGDKKCDQE, encoded by the coding sequence ATGCAGAAAAGACAGATCAACGCCGTCATTGATCTTGCACTGCTTATAACTTTCTTGATCGTGGGTTTGACATCGGTAGTCCTCTTTTTCTTTCTTCCTTCGGGTGGAGGAGGTCTTGAGTGGGTTCATGCCGGAACCGGCGCCACCAACCTCAGGGTATTTCTGGGGGTGACGAGAGGGGAGTGGGTGGTTCTCCACAATATCACGGGTCTGGTTTTCATGGTGCTGATGGTCGTCCATATCCTCCTGCACATCCCCTTCTACCGTACCATCAGGCGGTGTCTCTCAGGTTCGGGAGACAAGAAGTGCGATCAGGAGTGA
- the cgi121 gene encoding KEOPS complex subunit Cgi121: MNKCEVREAIIEVDSLPAFLKAMARIAEAHQTHIICFDADEMAGRGHAEKAVDHAVRSWREERAISRSLEMEALLYAAGTRQCRIGTEIGLHEGTNRSYVCLCPPSPAAAEALAGLVDWTDEDWEEIDPARQQRLMDRFGITEEELEAAGGRIRPLVYERVALLEINR, encoded by the coding sequence ATGAATAAGTGCGAGGTGAGGGAGGCGATCATCGAGGTGGACTCGCTGCCGGCCTTCCTGAAGGCGATGGCCAGGATCGCAGAGGCGCACCAGACCCATATCATCTGCTTTGACGCAGATGAGATGGCCGGACGCGGTCATGCCGAGAAGGCGGTCGACCATGCGGTGCGCTCATGGCGAGAAGAGCGGGCGATCTCCAGGTCTCTGGAGATGGAGGCCCTGCTCTATGCCGCAGGTACCCGACAGTGCCGGATCGGAACAGAAATCGGGCTTCACGAGGGTACGAACCGTTCCTATGTCTGCCTCTGCCCCCCCTCCCCGGCGGCCGCCGAGGCTCTTGCCGGTCTGGTCGACTGGACCGATGAGGACTGGGAGGAGATCGACCCCGCCAGGCAACAACGGTTGATGGACCGCTTCGGGATCACGGAGGAGGAACTCGAGGCCGCAGGCGGGCGGATCAGACCCCTCGTCTATGAACGGGTGGCCCTTCTTGAGATAAACCGGTAG
- a CDS encoding adenylosuccinate synthetase — protein sequence MSCTIIVGGFFGDEGKGKIVAHIAHQDHPSIISRGGVGPNAGHTVTVGDQNYGVRMIPSGFVYPNAKLYIGSGVLVDPRVFLREIGLLGVEGRVFVDGRCGVIEEEHVERDQSSDHLAKKIGSTGTGCGPANSDRVLRVSRQAKDVPELSPYIIDVAEDVNAAIDRGDNVLLEGTQGFGISLYYGTYPYVTSKDTSASQIAADNGVGPTKIDDVVVVFKAYPTRVGEGPFQTEMSEEESNTLGFQEFGTVTHRLRRIGGWDAKMARYSAMINGCTIAAITGIDHIDPACFGATSYDELTPKAIEFLKQAEKDIGAPIGLISTGPELSQIIDLRDEL from the coding sequence ATGTCGTGCACCATCATTGTCGGAGGATTTTTTGGGGATGAAGGAAAGGGCAAGATCGTCGCGCATATTGCCCACCAGGACCATCCCTCTATTATTTCAAGGGGAGGCGTAGGCCCGAACGCCGGACACACGGTGACGGTCGGGGACCAGAACTATGGCGTGCGGATGATCCCATCGGGTTTCGTCTATCCGAACGCAAAACTCTACATTGGGAGTGGAGTGCTCGTTGATCCGAGAGTCTTCCTCAGGGAGATCGGTCTCCTTGGCGTAGAAGGTCGGGTCTTCGTGGACGGACGTTGCGGAGTCATCGAGGAAGAGCATGTGGAACGGGACCAGAGCAGCGATCACCTGGCCAAGAAGATCGGTTCGACCGGCACCGGGTGTGGTCCTGCGAACTCCGATCGGGTGTTGCGGGTCTCCAGGCAGGCAAAGGATGTCCCTGAACTCTCTCCATATATTATCGATGTTGCGGAGGATGTTAATGCGGCCATCGATCGGGGCGATAATGTCCTTCTCGAAGGAACGCAGGGGTTCGGGATCTCCCTGTACTATGGCACCTATCCGTACGTGACGAGCAAGGACACCTCGGCCTCACAGATCGCGGCTGACAACGGGGTGGGTCCGACGAAGATCGACGATGTTGTCGTCGTCTTTAAGGCCTATCCGACCAGGGTCGGTGAAGGCCCCTTCCAGACTGAGATGTCTGAGGAAGAATCGAATACTCTCGGCTTCCAGGAGTTTGGAACCGTCACCCACCGGCTCCGCAGGATCGGTGGTTGGGACGCAAAGATGGCCAGGTACTCGGCGATGATCAACGGATGTACGATCGCCGCGATCACCGGGATCGACCACATCGATCCGGCCTGCTTTGGGGCGACTTCATACGACGAGCTCACCCCGAAGGCCATTGAATTCCTTAAGCAGGCAGAAAAGGATATCGGCGCTCCGATCGGCTTGATCTCAACCGGTCCGGAACTCTCCCAGATCATTGACCTGAGGGATGAACTGTGA
- a CDS encoding ORC1-type DNA replication protein, translated as MSENDDQPLGLFQKFLSNNRIFKNREVLRHSYRPQILPHRRPQIDAIASILAPAIKDETPSNILIYGKTGTGKTACVRYVGSELEKVGAGVGTGCRVVHLNCEVIDTQYRVLAQIAKSLEDLDATPSDRARAHIPMTGWPTDQVYTELKNQLEATGGVLVIVLDEIDKLVKKSGDETLYNLTRINADLQGAKVSIIGISNDLRFTDFLDPRVLSSLSEEEIVFPPYNAPQLCDILAQRAEMAFVEGSLEEGVIPLCAAFAAQEHGDARRALDLLRVSGELADRENAEQAKEKHVRMALDKIETDSMIECISTLPTQSKVVLYSMLLLEEMDKKIFTSGEVTRVYREVSRIVNIDPLTHRRITDLISELNMLGVINTRVVSKGRYGRTKEMWFDSNTKKIQEVLAKDPRLSEERLAQVDLNRLKASFR; from the coding sequence ATGTCTGAAAACGATGATCAACCCCTTGGTCTTTTCCAGAAATTCCTTAGTAACAACCGTATCTTCAAGAACCGGGAGGTGCTCAGGCACTCGTACCGACCGCAGATCCTCCCTCATCGGCGACCCCAGATCGATGCCATCGCTTCTATTCTTGCACCCGCTATCAAGGATGAGACTCCTTCGAACATTCTCATCTATGGGAAGACGGGGACCGGCAAAACTGCGTGCGTCCGGTATGTCGGGAGTGAACTAGAGAAGGTGGGCGCCGGGGTGGGGACCGGGTGTCGCGTGGTTCATCTCAACTGTGAGGTGATCGACACCCAGTACCGGGTGCTCGCTCAGATTGCCAAGAGCCTTGAGGACCTGGATGCCACCCCGAGTGATCGCGCGCGCGCTCACATTCCGATGACCGGGTGGCCGACCGACCAGGTGTACACCGAACTCAAGAACCAGCTTGAAGCAACTGGTGGAGTGCTTGTCATTGTCCTCGACGAGATCGATAAACTTGTCAAGAAAAGTGGGGACGAGACCCTCTACAACCTCACCAGGATCAACGCAGACCTTCAGGGTGCGAAGGTCTCGATAATCGGGATCTCCAATGACCTCAGGTTCACCGACTTCCTCGACCCCCGTGTCCTCTCCTCCCTTTCCGAGGAAGAGATCGTTTTCCCCCCATATAATGCCCCGCAACTCTGTGATATCCTTGCACAACGCGCCGAGATGGCCTTCGTTGAAGGAAGCCTCGAAGAGGGTGTGATCCCGCTCTGCGCAGCCTTCGCCGCGCAGGAACACGGCGACGCGCGGCGCGCCCTTGACCTCCTCCGGGTCTCAGGCGAACTCGCGGACCGCGAGAACGCCGAACAGGCAAAGGAGAAGCATGTGCGCATGGCCCTCGATAAGATCGAGACCGACTCGATGATCGAGTGTATCTCGACCCTTCCCACCCAGAGCAAGGTCGTGTTGTATTCGATGCTTCTCCTCGAGGAGATGGACAAGAAGATCTTCACTTCCGGTGAGGTGACCAGGGTCTATCGGGAGGTCTCGCGCATTGTGAACATCGACCCCCTCACCCACCGGCGGATCACCGACCTCATCTCTGAATTAAACATGCTCGGGGTGATCAACACCCGCGTCGTTTCGAAAGGACGATATGGGAGGACAAAAGAGATGTGGTTTGACAGCAACACGAAGAAAATACAGGAAGTCCTCGCGAAGGATCCGAGGCTTTCTGAGGAACGTCTCGCCCAGGTTGACCTCAACCGCCTGAAGGCATCGTTTCGGTGA
- the cbiB gene encoding adenosylcobinamide-phosphate synthase CbiB, whose amino-acid sequence MVPAALTLFFALVLDRLFGDPHTPFHPVALFGRFVGWWGRPVRYPVYLQRVVGVVLWIFSVLLFAFPFWMVECYLPPLVLLLVSPFLLKVTFAWRSLEEHAFAVETALSSGGLEEGRRAAGMLVSRDTATLSAEEIRSAAYESVAENLSDSVVAPLFWFAVFAPFGLGLTAAAVYRAINCMDAMLGYPDERLRLGWWAARADDLANLLPSRLTGLVGLVYFAVKGRFAPALQTLRADRRKRPGPNGGWPMSVIAGGAGVKFVKPGIYTIGPGERSLVDGGPEIIGAVRGITLGFCSFAIIALFLLG is encoded by the coding sequence GTGGTTCCTGCGGCCCTGACCCTTTTTTTTGCCCTGGTTCTCGATCGGTTGTTCGGTGACCCCCACACGCCGTTCCATCCTGTCGCCCTCTTCGGGCGGTTTGTCGGGTGGTGGGGCCGCCCTGTGCGCTATCCAGTATATCTTCAGCGCGTGGTGGGGGTCGTTCTCTGGATCTTCTCGGTGCTGCTCTTTGCTTTTCCTTTCTGGATGGTCGAGTGTTATCTTCCGCCTCTCGTCCTCCTCCTCGTCTCCCCCTTCCTCCTCAAGGTAACCTTTGCCTGGCGCTCCCTTGAGGAGCATGCTTTCGCCGTCGAGACGGCCCTCTCCAGTGGAGGCCTTGAAGAGGGTCGGCGGGCCGCCGGGATGCTGGTCTCGCGCGACACCGCCACCCTGAGTGCCGAGGAGATCCGCTCTGCGGCCTATGAGTCGGTGGCCGAGAACCTCTCCGACTCGGTCGTCGCCCCACTCTTCTGGTTCGCGGTCTTCGCCCCCTTTGGGTTGGGGCTCACGGCGGCGGCGGTGTATCGGGCGATCAACTGCATGGACGCGATGCTCGGCTATCCTGATGAGCGGCTCCGGTTGGGTTGGTGGGCCGCCAGAGCCGACGACCTCGCAAACCTCCTCCCTTCCAGGCTGACAGGGCTGGTGGGACTTGTCTACTTCGCGGTGAAAGGCCGGTTCGCGCCGGCGTTGCAGACGCTCCGCGCCGACCGGAGGAAGCGGCCCGGTCCCAACGGCGGATGGCCGATGAGTGTCATCGCCGGCGGGGCCGGGGTGAAGTTTGTCAAGCCGGGGATATACACCATTGGTCCCGGAGAGCGGAGCCTCGTTGACGGCGGTCCGGAAATTATTGGAGCTGTACGAGGTATTACGCTTGGATTTTGCTCGTTTGCGA
- a CDS encoding DUF7524 family protein, whose translation MDVPCEIRLNRYRINSIDLPESVEVGPGDTLVLKLFNEGSPLHLTISAPDAARFTDFVHENIFLEEDAEIQVYLRNDVFPGTFTLQVITGYGANRSDLLVYVRDLPVPKEEKSVVVQQEPQAPPKLPVVPFAIVTVAVLLFIIYVGTGLTAFEASAFLLLIAGVLAAWFLRP comes from the coding sequence ATGGACGTCCCCTGTGAGATCCGGCTCAACAGATATAGGATCAATTCTATAGACCTTCCGGAGTCTGTGGAAGTCGGACCAGGGGACACGCTCGTACTGAAACTTTTCAATGAGGGTTCCCCTCTCCATCTCACCATATCGGCTCCTGATGCCGCTCGTTTCACCGATTTTGTTCATGAAAATATTTTTCTGGAAGAGGATGCAGAGATCCAGGTCTATCTCAGGAATGATGTCTTTCCGGGGACTTTCACCCTTCAGGTGATCACGGGCTATGGGGCAAACCGCTCTGATCTCCTGGTCTATGTCCGCGATCTTCCGGTTCCGAAGGAAGAAAAGTCGGTTGTGGTGCAGCAAGAACCGCAAGCCCCTCCGAAACTCCCGGTGGTTCCGTTTGCTATTGTAACTGTGGCGGTCCTTCTCTTCATAATCTACGTGGGGACCGGGCTCACCGCCTTTGAGGCCTCGGCCTTCCTTCTTCTCATTGCAGGGGTGCTCGCTGCGTGGTTCCTGCGGCCCTGA